CAGGCAACAATACTTTCCACATAATGGTTGAGTCTTTAAGCCCTAATGTTCTTGCAGAATTAATAAGACGATGATCAATATTAAATACACCACCTACTACTCCAACTAATATTGGCCAAAAAGCTCCAATGAATATAACAAATACTGATGAAGCAAAGAAGCTCGGAAGTAGTGCTATAGCATAGGGAATATAAACCGTTGGAGGTATAGGTCCTAAAGCTTTGGCAGTTGGATAAGCTACATCATGTAATCTTTTCTTCCATCCCATTAAAAGACCGATAGGAATAGCAATAATAACTGCCAGCATATAGCCCAACAAAAGTATAGAAAATGAACTAAATATACCAGTGATGATAGTAGAATAATCGGTTGCGTATACAGCAAATACATTCTCTGGTGGTTGCAATAAATTAGTGTCTATTAAAGCAAATCTAGTAACTATTTCCCATAGAATTATTACTAAACCTACTAAAAGAAAAATATCATTTATCTTTTGAGGATTTTCACGATTTATATACAGCTCCAGTAGAAATATAAGTGTTACTACTACTAAAACTCCGGCGAAAATTTCTTTTCCTAAAGCGTCTTGACCTGCAGGCACCATTAATGTTGCTAAAAATAACAACAAGAAAATACCAATGACTAAAAAAGTTTGTAGATTAAATTTTATATTCAATGTTGATGTTTTAGTATTTACTTTCATACTAACTCCCTCATGTGTTTTTCCTGTTCAGCTAATGCATCTAACATTTCTTCGTTTAAAAGCGACAGTAAATTTGATCTTAGTCGCATATATTCAATACATTTAACTAAATCCGTCCTGCAACGAGGCCTTTCAAAATCAACTTTGATTATTTCTTTTATTTGTCCAGGTGAAGGAGTCATAACAACAATTTTATCTGAAAGTAAAATAGCCTCATCAACATCATGAGTAACATATAATGTTGTTTCTCTTTTATCTCCCCTACTCCAAAGATATATTAATAAATCCTGCATATGGACTCTATTTAAGGCATCTAAAGCCCCAAAAGGTTCATCCATTAAGAAAACCTTTGGTTCAGTAGCAAACATGCGTGCAATAGCTAAGCGTTGCCTCATACCACCAGACAAAGTATTGGGAAATTTATTAGCAAAATTAGATAACCCCACAATATTCAAGTATTTTTTTGCCCTATCATCAATTTCTTTAGTTTTAAGTCCTTCATTAGTATGTTCAATAGCAAATTTCAAATTTTCATAAGAAGTCATCCACGGAAACAAAGAATAGTCCTGAAATACTATTCCTAAATCAGGACTTGGGCCTATAACTTCCCTATTTCCAACAACTACATTACCCTGAGTAGGTTTTTTTAAACCAGCAATTATATCAATTAAAGTACTTTTACCACACCCACTAGGGCCAATTATTGAAACAAATTCACCATCTTTTAAATGAAGGTTAATATTATGAAGTGCAGATGTAGAACTATCTTCCACATTATAATTCATAGAAATATTATTTATATCAATTTTTGTCATCTAAAAATCTCCTATTATTCAATAAAAAAAAATAGATAAAAAGGGAAATCCTTCAAATCATTTTATTTCCTATATTATTAACTGGATTTATTAGCTACACTAGAGAACGTAACATTAACATTCTGTTCTTGATACAGCTTTAAAAGATCTTGGTAATTAGTATTTTTAGGATTTTCTTGAGCTAACTGATCAAGAGCCTTTTTATATAGATCTGTGTTAATAGAATTCTCTAATGCCGTTGGGTTAGTTATATTAGAATATCCTAATACTTCCAGTAAATCCCAATATTTTAGAGTTCCTTTTTTATTAGGATCTGGAGATAATGACAGATGCCCATCATATAAAGCCTGTTTAAGAGCTTTAGGATCCATATTTACATATTTACCGACAACTTCCACAGTTCCAGTTTGATTTGTTTTGTAGTAGTCATAAGCCTTTATTAATGCTCTTTCAAATTTGACCCATTTATCTTCACTACCATTAACTTTTGCAGAAGTAGTAACTATTCTGCAGCATGGGTGATTAGGAATGTATTCATCAGAGTATTTTACTATAACCAGACCTTGCTGTTGAGCAGTGTACTGGAATGGTGGCCATACAAATCCAATAGGTGCTTTTCCAGTTTTAACTGCTTGTACAACATCAGCAGCAGTTTTAAATTCTACAAAATTAACTTTTGAGAGGTTAACTCCTGCTTCAGAAAGTGCTCCTTTGATAGTGACATCAGGGGTGGACATTTTTACAGTGGCTACTGTTTTTCCCTCAAAAGCCTTTGGATTGTTTTTTGTTGCAGTTGCAGTTGCATTATCTTTAGCAATAACTGCTGAATCTCCACCCATTGCTCCACCAATTATCACCAGATCTTTTCCATTATTAATGAAATTTAATGGTTCACCTACACCTCCAGCTTCAACATCTAATTTATCAGCTAGAAGTGCATTGATTTCATCAGGACCTGTTTGGAATTCATTTAAAGTTACATCCAGCCCTTCATCAGCAAAAAAACCTTTTTCTTTTGCAATAAAGTATAAACTATCACCCGTAGATGGAAGATAACCTACTCGTATCTGGTTAGCGCTGGATGTTCCTAATAACGAATAGGCTCCCACCAATACAGCTATTAAAACAATGACGCCAATTAATATTCCTATTTTTTTATTTACCATAATAATCCTCTTAATTTTTTATTTTAGTTAATTATATTCAATTTAATTAAGTAATACGATTTTATATTCATAATTACCATTTAAAAAGTCCATACGATATTTTAACATTAATTATTCAATTAATAACCCCCTTAAATTTCAATTCCTCAAAAGAGTCAGAAAAAACTCTTTATATAGTCAGCCAATCAAATTTAATATAACAATTGTTAATTTATGATCCATTTTTTAGTCTCTTAAATTGATAACTAAAAAATAAAAAACATTAATCACAACAGTTATTCATAGATGAATAAGTTTTATTTGAATCATTTTTTATCCCAGCAACTCCTGTCTGATTTTCAGCAGAATCTGCACATGATGAACATGAAAGATTATTTTTTGTTGAATTATTATTTTGATCGGAAATATCTACATTATTATTCCCAATAATAAAATAAACACTGGAAATGAAAGCTATGATGATTAACAATATTATAATAACAGTTTTTTGATTTAACATAAAATACCCACTATAAAATTTATTTAAAATGATAAAATAAAGTTAAATGTAATTTAACAATATTTTATCTTAAACTCCAGTTCCACCATCCTGAATTCCTTCGATTGCAGTTTTTTGTTCTAATAGCAGTTTGTTTACCCAAGTTGAACCCCAATCAGATAAATCATCAACATCAAATGGTCTTGGAATGAATTTTTGTTTGTTATTAATAACCTTTCGAGCCAGTTCCCTGTAAACTTCGGCCTGTTCGGATTCAGGAGCCCCTTCAATAGTGGTTTTTCCGTCTAATTCACATCGAGTAACAATTGGAGAACGAGGAACATATTCTATTACTTCAGTTTCAGTTTGTTGACTGAAATCTTGAATCATTTCCCTTTGTGCAATTTTACTAATGGAATTACCTATAATTCCACCTAATAACCCTCCCCCACTTCCAGAGTATTTCAAAATACCTTTAAATAAATTATTGACTGCATATATAGCCATATAATCCGATGAAGTTACAGTGTAAATTTGTTCGGCTAAACCTTGTCGAATAGGGATTGCGAAACCTCCACATACTACATCTCCTAAA
The nucleotide sequence above comes from Methanobacterium alcaliphilum. Encoded proteins:
- a CDS encoding ABC transporter substrate-binding protein; this encodes MVNKKIGILIGVIVLIAVLVGAYSLLGTSSANQIRVGYLPSTGDSLYFIAKEKGFFADEGLDVTLNEFQTGPDEINALLADKLDVEAGGVGEPLNFINNGKDLVIIGGAMGGDSAVIAKDNATATATKNNPKAFEGKTVATVKMSTPDVTIKGALSEAGVNLSKVNFVEFKTAADVVQAVKTGKAPIGFVWPPFQYTAQQQGLVIVKYSDEYIPNHPCCRIVTTSAKVNGSEDKWVKFERALIKAYDYYKTNQTGTVEVVGKYVNMDPKALKQALYDGHLSLSPDPNKKGTLKYWDLLEVLGYSNITNPTALENSINTDLYKKALDQLAQENPKNTNYQDLLKLYQEQNVNVTFSSVANKSS
- a CDS encoding ABC transporter permease, which translates into the protein MKVNTKTSTLNIKFNLQTFLVIGIFLLLFLATLMVPAGQDALGKEIFAGVLVVVTLIFLLELYINRENPQKINDIFLLVGLVIILWEIVTRFALIDTNLLQPPENVFAVYATDYSTIITGIFSSFSILLLGYMLAVIIAIPIGLLMGWKKRLHDVAYPTAKALGPIPPTVYIPYAIALLPSFFASSVFVIFIGAFWPILVGVVGGVFNIDHRLINSARTLGLKDSTIMWKVLLPGASPSIFQGALIGLIISFITLMVAEIIGSSSGLGWYLQSQGQFANYAAVMAGMIVVSVVVILVTIVFDKVENYALRWQKAI
- a CDS encoding AAA family ATPase: MSKRKQIAIYGKGGIGKSTTTSNLSAALSDIGYKVMQVGCDPKNDSTNTLRHGKSIPTVMDTIRSGSNDFSSVIHEGYNDILCVEAGGPEPGVGCAGRGIIAAIELLDNNGVIDEYDPDIVIYDVLGDVVCGGFAIPIRQGLAEQIYTVTSSDYMAIYAVNNLFKGILKYSGSGGGLLGGIIGNSISKIAQREMIQDFSQQTETEVIEYVPRSPIVTRCELDGKTTIEGAPESEQAEVYRELARKVINNKQKFIPRPFDVDDLSDWGSTWVNKLLLEQKTAIEGIQDGGTGV
- a CDS encoding ABC transporter ATP-binding protein, yielding MTKIDINNISMNYNVEDSSTSALHNINLHLKDGEFVSIIGPSGCGKSTLIDIIAGLKKPTQGNVVVGNREVIGPSPDLGIVFQDYSLFPWMTSYENLKFAIEHTNEGLKTKEIDDRAKKYLNIVGLSNFANKFPNTLSGGMRQRLAIARMFATEPKVFLMDEPFGALDALNRVHMQDLLIYLWSRGDKRETTLYVTHDVDEAILLSDKIVVMTPSPGQIKEIIKVDFERPRCRTDLVKCIEYMRLRSNLLSLLNEEMLDALAEQEKHMRELV